The following coding sequences lie in one Gemmatimonadota bacterium genomic window:
- a CDS encoding sulfatase: MNIVYIHSHDTGRYIQPYGHAIPTPALQKLAEEGVLFRSAFCANPTCSPSRAALLTGQWAHSCGMFGLVNRGWSIHHPDRLIMHTLRRAGYDTVMAGFQHVVKNLDDAGWSRILPREARDDKAPAEELAESFLSESHDRPFFLDVGFGETHRRGAGFSPQPEGEAPTDPRFVHPPAPFPDTPDLRRDMGLFIDAARTLDRKMGRVLEAIDRYGRRDNTLVVCTTDHGIAFPMMKCHLTDHGMGVMLIMRGPAGYSGGKVVNGMVSQIDVFPTLCDLAGIERPHWLQGVSLDPLVQGESTEIREEVFAEVNYHAAYEPQRAVRTHRWKYIRRYGGRELPVMTNCDASITKSTLIEQGWRDRVVPRERLYDTVFDPTETNNLADRPESAGVLRDMRARLDRWMASTGDPLVDHEVVPPDAGGMLNSPADLSAADDPQYPV, from the coding sequence ATGAATATCGTATACATCCATTCCCACGATACCGGCCGGTACATACAGCCTTACGGCCACGCCATTCCGACGCCCGCCCTGCAGAAACTCGCGGAAGAGGGGGTCCTGTTCAGGTCGGCCTTCTGCGCGAACCCGACGTGCTCTCCGAGCCGGGCGGCCCTGCTCACCGGGCAGTGGGCCCACAGTTGCGGCATGTTCGGACTGGTCAACCGGGGATGGTCGATCCACCATCCCGATCGGCTCATCATGCACACCCTGAGAAGGGCGGGATACGACACGGTGATGGCCGGATTCCAGCACGTCGTGAAGAACCTGGACGACGCGGGCTGGTCCCGCATACTGCCGCGGGAGGCCAGAGACGACAAGGCGCCCGCCGAGGAACTCGCAGAGTCCTTTCTGTCGGAATCCCATGACCGCCCGTTCTTCCTGGACGTGGGCTTCGGAGAAACCCATCGCAGGGGAGCGGGCTTCTCGCCGCAGCCCGAAGGGGAAGCGCCGACCGATCCCCGTTTCGTGCACCCGCCGGCGCCTTTCCCGGACACCCCCGATCTACGGCGGGACATGGGCCTCTTCATCGATGCCGCCCGTACCCTCGACCGAAAGATGGGGCGCGTGCTGGAGGCGATCGACCGGTACGGGCGGCGGGATAATACTCTGGTCGTCTGTACCACCGATCATGGTATCGCCTTCCCCATGATGAAGTGTCATCTCACCGACCACGGTATGGGCGTCATGCTCATCATGCGCGGACCCGCGGGATACAGCGGCGGCAAGGTCGTCAATGGCATGGTGAGCCAAATCGACGTTTTCCCGACATTGTGCGATCTGGCCGGAATCGAACGGCCGCACTGGCTGCAGGGCGTTTCACTGGATCCCCTGGTACAGGGTGAATCCACGGAAATCCGGGAAGAAGTCTTTGCCGAGGTGAACTACCACGCGGCCTACGAGCCCCAGCGGGCCGTGCGGACCCACCGCTGGAAGTACATCCGGCGATACGGCGGCCGCGAGCTTCCCGTCATGACGAACTGCGACGCATCGATCACGAAGTCGACCCTGATCGAGCAGGGCTGGCGCGACAGAGTTGTCCCGCGCGAACGGCTCTATGACACCGTTTTCGATCCGACCGAAACCAACAACCTGGCCGACCGGCCCGAATCCGCGGGCGTGTTACGTGACATGCGCGCCCGTTTGGACCGCTGGATGGCGTCCACGGGCGATCCCCTGGTCGATCACGAGGTCGTGCCTCCGGATGCCGGGGGCATGTTGAACAGCCCCGCGGATCTTTCGGCAGCCGATGATCCCCAGTATCCCGTCTGA
- a CDS encoding DUF5829 family protein codes for MRPVYLNHLLIFLDTDTYHSIGASGFLNEHFACSEERTTHDQATGMSWTGRYYYGRDTYFEFMNPDRTSWAPRDALAFGIEQEGGSEELAGRLERELTRDITLFKRKRRFRGQDVPWFWTVDIPRKDGARLISWVMEYDPVFLNRWTPDLPPEKPDAGTAGIARSGFLTRYRSAIGDELPNRLFRDITSVTVTLPPDEADLLEAELGVYGYVATKLDSPVERSVDDATVLGQGITSGMAADRSESAPSATKQRVNFRGPDIDILVEWSARIGPTGAGADRTKPAATGSFGDGFGISAFAMKTQPVSVTTTHTFGPACRLTVDRTGKATWSFRPNAG; via the coding sequence ATGCGACCTGTCTATCTGAACCACTTGCTCATCTTTCTGGACACGGACACTTACCATTCCATCGGCGCGTCCGGGTTTCTGAACGAACACTTCGCCTGTTCCGAAGAGCGGACGACCCACGACCAGGCCACGGGCATGTCCTGGACCGGCCGGTACTACTACGGCCGCGATACCTATTTCGAGTTCATGAATCCGGACAGGACCTCATGGGCACCCCGCGATGCCCTCGCTTTCGGCATAGAGCAGGAGGGCGGATCAGAGGAACTCGCCGGCCGCCTGGAAAGGGAATTGACACGGGATATCACGCTGTTCAAGCGGAAGAGAAGGTTCCGGGGCCAGGACGTCCCCTGGTTCTGGACGGTCGATATACCCCGGAAAGACGGTGCCCGGTTGATCTCCTGGGTGATGGAATACGATCCCGTGTTCCTGAACCGCTGGACGCCGGACCTTCCCCCGGAAAAGCCTGATGCGGGTACGGCCGGCATCGCCAGAAGCGGGTTCCTGACCCGTTACCGTTCCGCCATCGGCGACGAATTGCCCAACCGGCTCTTTCGGGATATCACCTCGGTCACCGTGACCCTGCCACCCGATGAGGCGGACTTGCTCGAGGCTGAGTTGGGGGTGTATGGATATGTTGCAACGAAGTTGGACAGCCCCGTAGAACGGAGTGTGGACGATGCCACGGTATTGGGGCAGGGGATAACGTCCGGAATGGCTGCGGATCGATCGGAGTCCGCACCCTCAGCCACCAAACAACGCGTAAACTTCCGCGGACCGGACATCGATATTCTGGTGGAATGGTCAGCCCGGATCGGCCCTACCGGTGCAGGCGCCGACCGTACCAAGCCCGCGGCAACCGGGTCCTTTGGCGACGGTTTCGGCATCAGCGCCTTTGCCATGAAAACGCAACCGGTCTCCGTCACCACAACCCACACCTTCGGCCCCGCCTGCCGCCTCACCGTAGACAGGACGGGTAAGGCAACCTGGTCGTTCAGGCCGAACGCGGGGTGA